The Erythrobacter sp. SDW2 region TGAGGTGATCGCTGTCGATGGCGGCAGTTCGGACGGGACACGCGAACTGGTCCGGGGAGCGGGCTGGCACCTGCTCGAGACCGCAAAAGGCCGCGCCGTGCAGATCAACGCGGGGGTCGCGGCGTCGCAGTCGCCGCTGGTGTGTATCCTACACGCCGACACCATCCCGCCTGCCGACATGGTGCAGGTGATCCGCGACACGCTGGAAGACAATCGCATCGCCCTCGCCAGCTTCACACCGTTGATAACCGGCGAGAAGACCCGCTGGTTCACCAGTGCGCACAACTTCATCAAGACCTGGTACGCCCCGCTGATCACCCGGCCACATCTGTTCTTCCGCGGGGTAAGGCTGTTGTTCGGCGACCACGCGATGTTTTTCCGGCGGGTGGATTTCCTTGCCGTCGGCGGCTGCACGCCGAGCGACGCAGTCATGGAGGAAGCGGATCTTTGCGTAAAATTCGCCCGACTGGGGAAGATCAGGATGGTCCCCCGCATCGTGCGGACGTCGGACAGGCGGATCGTCGCATGGGGCCCGCTCAAGGCGAACTGGATCTACTTCAAGGTCGGCATTCTGTGGGCGCTGGGCCTGCGCGAGCGGATGGCCAGGGATTATCCGGACGTCCGCTGAAGCTCCGGCGCGCTGAGGAAACCCGCATCGATGCAGTACTGGATCAGCTTGCGCAGCATGGCCTGATCCATCACCGGCGGTACCAGCCCGGTCATTGTCCGTAGTTTTGCGTTATCAAAACGCGGATCCCGCTGAAAGTAGGCCGCGTAGAGGCC contains the following coding sequences:
- a CDS encoding glycosyltransferase, which encodes MNQSVALVIPLLDEEKALPALVEVVRGLVPQPDEVIAVDGGSSDGTRELVRGAGWHLLETAKGRAVQINAGVAASQSPLVCILHADTIPPADMVQVIRDTLEDNRIALASFTPLITGEKTRWFTSAHNFIKTWYAPLITRPHLFFRGVRLLFGDHAMFFRRVDFLAVGGCTPSDAVMEEADLCVKFARLGKIRMVPRIVRTSDRRIVAWGPLKANWIYFKVGILWALGLRERMARDYPDVR